A genomic window from Terriglobia bacterium includes:
- the fliR gene encoding flagellar biosynthetic protein FliR: MLNLEQLVLGFAVSGLRISGLLLFAPFYGSASMPGRIKVGLAILLMWLLYPLGIAPKPAIATPGEFAVVASSELMLGLLLGLSVQFVFEASQLAGQILGVQLGFSLVHVLDPQTQADTPVFGLLQQTIVMLLFLALDVPNWMLRGLAHSFAYVPPGETVLNSAVVGALMHEAGYQFFAGVQIAAPALAATMLADLALGFLGKASPQLPVLFVGLSVKSVLGLLVMTAAIVSWPRWFEHAFAGAVEHGERLLHLAH, translated from the coding sequence TTGCTGAACCTGGAACAACTCGTGCTGGGATTTGCAGTATCGGGGCTGCGCATTTCGGGGCTGCTGCTGTTCGCGCCGTTCTATGGAAGCGCGTCGATGCCGGGGCGGATCAAGGTGGGGCTGGCGATCCTGCTGATGTGGTTGTTGTATCCGCTGGGGATTGCACCGAAACCGGCGATCGCCACGCCTGGAGAATTTGCCGTAGTGGCAAGCAGCGAACTGATGTTGGGACTGCTTCTGGGATTGTCGGTGCAATTCGTGTTCGAGGCCTCGCAACTGGCGGGACAGATTCTCGGAGTGCAATTGGGATTTTCGCTCGTCCATGTGCTCGATCCGCAGACCCAGGCGGACACGCCGGTATTTGGACTATTGCAGCAGACCATCGTGATGCTGCTCTTTCTCGCGTTGGATGTGCCGAATTGGATGCTGCGCGGACTCGCGCACAGTTTCGCATATGTGCCGCCGGGTGAAACGGTTCTCAATAGTGCGGTTGTGGGGGCCCTGATGCATGAGGCGGGCTATCAATTCTTTGCCGGGGTTCAGATTGCCGCGCCGGCGCTGGCGGCTACGATGCTCGCGGATCTCGCGCTGGGATTCCTGGGCAAAGCCTCGCCGCAATTGCCAGTGCTGTTTGTTGGACTTTCGGTGAAGAGTGTGTTGGGGCTGCTTGTAATGACAGCGGCGATCGTGAGTTGGCCGCGATGGTTTGAGCACGCGTTTGCCGGTGCGGTTGAGCACGGCGAGCGCTTGTTGCATCTGGCGCACTGA
- a CDS encoding flagellar hook protein FlgE, with the protein MPIFSIPLSGLTASSTALSAISNNLANLNTVGYKQSRVTFRDLFYQTLGTNGAGDAIQTGAGATVGSIGTIFTGGSTESSGVKTDVAISGDGFFVVEKDGALQYTRAGNFTQDPEGYLTTQDGQRVLGYQAIDGVIDTSLDLGPIQLGKGQINSPSPTSYLQMKTNLDANTNIGDTPFTSPLTVYDSLGASHVLQFQFSKTDLNQWGYTITIPAEDLGQTGNPVTLGTGTVQFDGNGQLISPATDVTGLTISGFSNGAADLLLDWRLYDKGQPMLTQMASASNTSSTYQNGFSSGSLLDFDIGSDGVILGSFTNGTKVLGQIALANFANLQGLLRDGHNCFTPTLSSGQAVVGKPGTGGRGTLSGGALELSNVDIASEFARLILAQRGFEANAKAITTFDEITQDTINLKR; encoded by the coding sequence ATGCCGATCTTTTCGATTCCACTTTCCGGGCTGACGGCGAGTTCCACGGCGCTTTCCGCCATCAGTAATAACTTGGCGAACCTGAACACGGTTGGCTACAAACAGTCGCGGGTGACGTTTCGCGACCTCTTCTACCAGACGTTGGGTACGAATGGCGCTGGCGATGCGATCCAGACCGGGGCAGGAGCAACGGTGGGAAGCATCGGAACGATTTTCACTGGCGGCAGCACAGAGTCGAGCGGCGTAAAGACGGACGTGGCGATTAGCGGCGATGGCTTCTTCGTCGTCGAGAAGGACGGAGCATTGCAGTACACGCGCGCCGGCAACTTCACGCAAGATCCTGAAGGATACCTGACGACACAAGACGGGCAGCGCGTGCTCGGCTACCAGGCCATCGATGGGGTGATCGACACAAGCCTGGACCTCGGCCCGATTCAGCTGGGCAAGGGTCAGATTAACTCGCCGAGCCCGACCAGCTATCTTCAAATGAAGACGAATCTTGACGCGAATACAAATATCGGCGACACGCCGTTTACTAGCCCGTTGACCGTGTACGACTCTCTCGGGGCAAGCCACGTTTTGCAGTTCCAATTCTCCAAAACGGATCTCAACCAGTGGGGCTATACAATCACGATTCCCGCAGAGGACTTGGGCCAGACCGGTAATCCCGTAACGCTGGGAACGGGGACGGTGCAGTTCGACGGCAACGGGCAACTGATCTCTCCGGCCACAGACGTAACCGGCCTGACGATTAGCGGATTTTCGAACGGCGCTGCGGATCTACTGTTGGATTGGCGGCTCTACGACAAGGGGCAGCCGATGCTCACGCAGATGGCGTCGGCCAGTAACACATCCTCTACGTACCAGAATGGGTTCAGCAGCGGATCGCTACTTGATTTTGATATAGGCAGTGACGGCGTTATCCTGGGCTCGTTCACCAATGGGACGAAGGTCCTAGGGCAGATCGCGCTGGCGAACTTTGCGAACCTGCAGGGCCTCCTGCGCGATGGTCACAACTGCTTCACCCCAACCCTTTCCTCGGGCCAAGCAGTAGTTGGAAAGCCGGGGACGGGCGGACGTGGAACGTTATCCGGCGGCGCACTGGAACTCTCCAATGTGGATATCGCGAGCGAGTTTGCGAGACTGATCTTGGCGCAGCGCGGATTCGAGGCGAACGCGAAGGCGATCACAACCTTCGACGAAATTACTCAAGATACGATTAACTTGAAACGATAG
- a CDS encoding EscU/YscU/HrcU family type III secretion system export apparatus switch protein — translation MADHKTEQPTPRRRQKAREQGQVARSRELSSALGVFALLVVVHWRSQADVRDWGDAMHSWLDAAGAGERLNVTSMMLWAATGMFRWALPGVVAGWAMVLAGSFVQAGFTWAPEVLNFRPDRMNPAERFKQLFSINSVASLLRSLVPGTAIVYLTIGVLAREWSQLKVASFRTGAGSALWIFALLYEIAWKCGLVMLVWSMADYLLVRYRVESDLKMSREELRQEHKESEGDPMVKGKIRRLQRQARRRKMLADVAKAAVVVTNPTHYAIALAYSGEMPSPVVVAKGRDRLAERIKEEARWNEVPTVENPPLAHALYRAVPIGNAIPPKLYLAVAEVLAYVYRAQARARAMAEALR, via the coding sequence ATGGCGGATCACAAGACCGAACAACCGACACCGCGAAGACGGCAGAAGGCGCGCGAACAGGGGCAGGTGGCGCGCAGCCGTGAACTGTCGTCGGCACTCGGCGTGTTCGCTTTGCTGGTAGTGGTGCATTGGCGGTCTCAGGCAGACGTGCGCGATTGGGGAGACGCGATGCATTCATGGCTTGATGCGGCTGGAGCCGGGGAAAGGCTGAACGTTACTTCAATGATGCTGTGGGCGGCGACTGGAATGTTTCGATGGGCGCTGCCCGGAGTCGTTGCCGGCTGGGCCATGGTGCTGGCGGGATCGTTTGTGCAGGCAGGGTTCACGTGGGCTCCAGAGGTGTTGAACTTTCGGCCAGACAGGATGAATCCTGCGGAACGGTTCAAGCAGCTGTTTTCGATCAACTCGGTTGCGAGTCTCCTGAGATCGCTGGTTCCAGGAACTGCGATTGTTTATCTCACAATCGGCGTGCTTGCGCGCGAGTGGAGCCAGTTGAAGGTGGCATCGTTTCGAACGGGCGCGGGGTCGGCGCTGTGGATATTCGCATTGCTGTACGAGATCGCGTGGAAGTGCGGCCTGGTGATGCTGGTGTGGTCGATGGCGGACTACCTGCTGGTGCGGTATCGGGTAGAAAGCGACCTGAAGATGAGCCGGGAAGAGTTGCGGCAGGAGCACAAGGAGAGCGAAGGCGATCCGATGGTGAAGGGCAAGATTCGTCGGCTGCAGCGCCAAGCGCGGCGCCGCAAGATGCTGGCCGACGTGGCGAAGGCGGCAGTGGTCGTTACCAATCCGACGCACTATGCGATTGCGCTGGCGTATTCGGGCGAGATGCCGTCGCCGGTGGTGGTCGCGAAGGGACGAGACCGGCTAGCGGAACGAATAAAAGAAGAAGCTCGGTGGAACGAAGTTCCGACGGTAGAGAATCCGCCGCTGGCGCACGCGTTATATCGGGCTGTGCCGATTGGGAACGCGATACCGCCCAAACTCTATCTCGCCGTGGCTGAGGTGCTGGCATACGTGTATCGTGCCCAGGCGCGGGCGCGAGCCATGGCGGAGGCACTGCGATGA
- a CDS encoding FliH/SctL family protein codes for MSSWSESLEHFDSRMPIGMGPLEKLWQSEGNEAVMLQSGELARREREAHIRGVHEAEGRLHREYETALTGARAEFMRALVTLQQERSKYFRDMQNEVVRLALAVGRTVIERELETRPVLLETAVQEVLNRVDRGSKIRLRVPQGVVPAWVAAFTKEIGNFPGLEIAGDEELGIGQCAVETILGVTDFNITERLDEIERGLIGTAGKSRTETAVAVQ; via the coding sequence ATGAGTTCGTGGTCTGAATCGCTGGAACATTTTGACAGCAGAATGCCGATTGGCATGGGTCCGCTGGAGAAGCTGTGGCAGTCGGAAGGGAACGAAGCAGTCATGCTGCAGTCTGGGGAATTGGCGCGACGGGAGCGGGAGGCGCATATTCGCGGCGTGCACGAGGCCGAGGGGCGGTTGCATCGTGAGTACGAAACGGCGCTGACAGGCGCCCGTGCGGAGTTCATGCGTGCATTGGTCACCTTGCAGCAGGAGCGTTCGAAGTATTTTCGTGACATGCAGAACGAGGTAGTGCGATTGGCGCTGGCCGTAGGACGGACAGTAATCGAACGGGAATTGGAGACGCGCCCAGTGCTGCTGGAGACAGCAGTGCAGGAGGTTTTGAATAGGGTCGATCGCGGGTCGAAGATCCGGTTGCGCGTCCCGCAAGGTGTGGTCCCGGCATGGGTTGCGGCGTTCACGAAAGAAATTGGAAATTTTCCCGGTCTTGAGATCGCTGGAGATGAGGAATTGGGCATTGGGCAATGCGCTGTGGAAACCATTCTGGGCGTGACTGATTTCAATATCACCGAGCGACTGGATGAGATTGAGCGAGGACTCATCGGTACGGCGGGGAAATCGCGCACGGAAACTGCGGTTGCGGTGCAATGA
- the fliG gene encoding flagellar motor switch protein FliG: protein MNAQPHQLTGIRKAAILLVALGEEAASTVYQHFGERDLQQITQEIAELKVIPPDMVERVLREYHQLMLTQDYMAQGGAEYATKLLVKAFGEEGAKELLEQVSRAQELSTSKLDSLQKADPQQLAKFLESEHPQTIALILAHLDSRQGSMLLMKLPEKTRAEAVTRLANLRQFSPEMAQKVSMILHRKLQALGEQSRRAYAGFKGVADLLNRLEPSACKVILENIEQDDPKLASSIRNLMFTFDDLLSVPEAGIRELLSHLDKKTLSLALKGAAEELKNHIFKTMSSRAVEMLKEDMDVLGPVRSRDVAKAQQECVGVARQLESQGKLILRTEGEDEFVV, encoded by the coding sequence GTGAACGCCCAGCCTCACCAACTGACTGGGATCAGGAAGGCGGCGATTCTGCTGGTTGCCCTGGGCGAGGAGGCAGCCAGCACGGTCTACCAGCATTTCGGTGAGCGCGATCTTCAGCAAATTACGCAGGAGATCGCGGAGTTGAAAGTCATTCCGCCAGACATGGTGGAAAGGGTGCTGCGCGAGTATCACCAGTTGATGCTCACGCAGGATTACATGGCGCAGGGCGGCGCGGAGTACGCGACGAAGCTGCTGGTGAAAGCGTTCGGGGAAGAAGGTGCGAAGGAGCTTCTCGAGCAGGTTTCGCGGGCACAGGAGTTGAGTACGAGCAAGCTGGATTCGCTGCAGAAGGCGGATCCCCAGCAGCTGGCAAAATTCCTTGAGTCGGAGCATCCGCAGACGATTGCGCTGATTCTGGCGCACCTGGATTCGAGGCAGGGATCCATGTTGTTGATGAAACTGCCAGAAAAGACGCGGGCGGAGGCAGTAACGAGGCTGGCGAATTTGCGGCAGTTCTCGCCCGAGATGGCGCAGAAGGTTTCGATGATTCTGCACCGGAAATTGCAGGCGTTAGGCGAGCAGAGCCGGCGCGCGTATGCAGGCTTCAAGGGAGTGGCGGACTTGTTGAACCGACTGGAGCCCTCGGCCTGCAAAGTGATCCTGGAGAACATTGAGCAGGACGATCCAAAGCTGGCGTCGAGCATCCGCAACCTGATGTTTACGTTCGACGACCTTCTGAGTGTGCCGGAGGCCGGGATTCGCGAGTTGCTATCTCACCTCGACAAGAAAACGTTGTCGCTGGCGCTGAAGGGGGCGGCGGAGGAGCTGAAAAATCACATTTTCAAAACCATGTCGTCGCGGGCGGTGGAGATGTTGAAAGAAGACATGGATGTGCTGGGGCCGGTAAGGTCGCGCGATGTGGCCAAGGCACAGCAGGAATGTGTCGGAGTGGCAAGACAATTGGAGTCGCAGGGCAAACTGATTCTGAGGACGGAGGGCGAAGATGAGTTCGTGGTCTGA
- a CDS encoding flagellar basal body-associated FliL family protein — protein MTKKVLSLTMALGIALTVSGCKWLHAKEAKQEKPVLAVIHLETFVVNLADEGQRTFLRAGIDLGVVSEKTTKESETKPVAPIRDVILGVLMATKSEDMATSDGKKRLKEEILKALNDKLPELQTREVYFTEFLLQQ, from the coding sequence GTGACGAAGAAGGTGCTGAGTTTGACGATGGCGCTGGGAATAGCGCTGACTGTGAGCGGCTGCAAATGGCTGCACGCTAAAGAAGCAAAACAAGAGAAGCCCGTGCTCGCGGTAATTCACCTTGAGACGTTCGTGGTGAACCTGGCAGATGAGGGTCAGCGCACATTCTTGCGGGCAGGGATTGATCTGGGAGTGGTCAGCGAGAAAACGACGAAAGAAAGTGAAACGAAACCGGTTGCGCCGATCCGTGATGTGATCCTGGGAGTGCTGATGGCGACGAAGTCCGAGGATATGGCGACCAGCGATGGCAAGAAAAGACTGAAAGAAGAAATTCTCAAAGCATTGAACGACAAACTGCCGGAACTTCAGACCAGGGAAGTGTACTTCACGGAATTCCTACTGCAGCAATGA
- a CDS encoding flagellar biosynthetic protein FliQ, giving the protein MPVERVVELGRITMQTTLLIGAPILAIATVISLAISIVQVLTSVQDATVATVPRLLAAAVAAVLLMPWMLRRLAGFTVQLFSDFHPFLH; this is encoded by the coding sequence ATGCCGGTAGAGAGAGTGGTGGAACTGGGGCGGATCACGATGCAAACAACGCTGCTGATTGGCGCCCCGATATTGGCGATTGCGACGGTGATCAGCCTGGCGATCAGCATCGTGCAGGTGCTGACCTCGGTTCAGGATGCGACAGTCGCCACCGTTCCGCGACTGCTGGCGGCGGCCGTAGCGGCCGTCCTGCTTATGCCCTGGATGTTGCGGAGGCTGGCCGGTTTTACGGTGCAGTTGTTTTCGGATTTTCACCCTTTTCTGCACTAG
- a CDS encoding flagellar biosynthetic protein FliO, with product MKRESAVVTMEPKKKRRLRKNRKSAPPVKNWWTKLARWFSSRWRARTPRQLRLRETVPLGEKRFVALVEFEKRRFLIGGASNSVNLLTELQDQRFSAGLAEKMATPVETL from the coding sequence ATGAAGCGGGAATCGGCAGTGGTGACCATGGAACCGAAGAAGAAGCGGCGTCTCCGCAAGAACAGGAAGAGCGCACCGCCGGTGAAGAACTGGTGGACAAAACTTGCGCGCTGGTTCTCCTCTCGTTGGCGGGCGCGCACACCGCGACAGCTGCGATTGCGCGAGACGGTGCCGTTGGGAGAGAAGCGATTCGTTGCACTGGTCGAGTTTGAGAAGAGGCGATTCCTGATTGGGGGGGCGTCGAACTCGGTGAACCTGCTGACGGAATTGCAGGACCAAAGATTCTCCGCAGGCCTGGCGGAGAAGATGGCCACGCCCGTGGAGACTCTTTAA
- the fliP gene encoding flagellar type III secretion system pore protein FliP (The bacterial flagellar biogenesis protein FliP forms a type III secretion system (T3SS)-type pore required for flagellar assembly.): MQSRDWGGLAMLLLPGSAWAGPIPAVQNPPAGLNWNAYGNSGSVPWSIVILLTLLTLLPAVLLSMTPFVRLLVVFHFLRQALGTQTAPSNQTLIGLSLVLTWFLMQPVGVAIQQQAIVPFQQNRMTAMQAIDAGSVPLKRFMLRYVREKDAALFVELSNTPRPKRPEDLPMRVVAPAYLLSELKAGFQIGAVLFLPFLVVDLVVAAITTSIGMLQLPPVVISTPLKILLFVMVDGWNLLIGSLMRSYA, encoded by the coding sequence ATGCAGTCTCGCGACTGGGGCGGGTTGGCCATGTTGCTGCTTCCCGGCAGCGCCTGGGCGGGACCGATTCCGGCGGTGCAAAATCCGCCGGCGGGATTGAACTGGAATGCTTACGGGAATTCGGGTTCGGTGCCGTGGTCGATTGTGATCCTTCTCACGCTGCTGACGCTTCTGCCGGCGGTGCTGCTGTCCATGACGCCGTTCGTTCGCCTGCTGGTCGTTTTCCACTTCTTGCGACAGGCATTGGGAACCCAGACCGCGCCGAGCAACCAGACGCTGATCGGGCTCTCCCTGGTGCTGACCTGGTTCCTGATGCAACCGGTGGGCGTGGCGATCCAGCAGCAGGCAATCGTTCCATTTCAGCAGAACCGGATGACAGCGATGCAGGCAATTGATGCGGGCTCGGTGCCATTGAAGCGATTCATGCTGCGGTATGTCCGCGAGAAGGACGCGGCTCTGTTCGTGGAACTGAGCAATACACCGCGGCCGAAGCGGCCGGAAGACCTGCCGATGCGGGTGGTGGCTCCGGCCTACTTGCTGAGCGAGTTGAAAGCGGGATTTCAGATCGGTGCGGTGCTGTTTCTCCCATTCCTTGTTGTCGATCTGGTCGTCGCGGCGATTACGACATCGATAGGCATGCTGCAACTTCCACCGGTAGTAATTTCTACCCCGCTGAAGATCCTGCTGTTTGTGATGGTGGATGGATGGAACCTGCTGATTGGTTCGCTGATGCGAAGTTATGCGTGA
- a CDS encoding flagellar hook capping FlgD N-terminal domain-containing protein: MQVDGSSGTSTDASSNAMGLTGESGDMFLQLLTTELKSQDPISPMDPTQFVGQLVQFNTLGEIMQIRQLLGSTTDASTSSAANAAAGGR, translated from the coding sequence ATGCAGGTAGATGGGAGTTCGGGAACAAGTACGGATGCAAGTTCAAACGCGATGGGCTTAACAGGAGAGAGCGGAGACATGTTCCTGCAACTCCTGACGACGGAACTGAAGTCGCAGGATCCGATTTCGCCCATGGACCCGACGCAGTTTGTCGGTCAACTGGTGCAATTCAACACCTTGGGAGAAATCATGCAGATCCGGCAGCTGTTGGGCTCAACAACGGATGCGTCCACGAGTTCGGCCGCGAACGCCGCGGCAGGAGGCCGATAA
- a CDS encoding FliI/YscN family ATPase → MSELLTLQPQIDRLNGIPWRRSSGRVVQVLGSIVCSEGPLCSVGEECWIQSASGAEIAGEIVGFRSSLVLSMPLTSPEGVRYGDKVVTRGVLPAFEVGEHVLGRVLDARGEPLDGMPLGRGTASIPLQGCVPQALSRRPITEKLACGVRAIDALLTCGRGQRIGIFGGSGVGKTTLIGIMTRATSADLTVLALVGERGREVREFLETLGEEGRRRSVVVASTSNESPLLRLRAASTATAIAEYFAARGKNVLLVVDSLTRFAMAQREIGLAAGEPPTAKGYTPSVFSLLAKLVERAGNFSNGSITGFYTVLMEGDDQQDPIVDAVRSLLDGHVMLDRKLANANHYPPISISESLSRLMPAVCAADHLAHAGQVRRVLALYQRSEDLLRVGAYQTGSDPELDLAIAAYPGIMKFLRQSKDELPSITETIQALSALSL, encoded by the coding sequence ATGAGCGAATTGTTAACTCTTCAGCCGCAGATCGATCGGCTGAACGGAATTCCCTGGCGACGATCAAGCGGGCGCGTGGTGCAGGTTTTGGGATCGATTGTTTGCTCCGAGGGCCCACTGTGCTCGGTGGGCGAGGAGTGCTGGATTCAGTCTGCCAGTGGAGCGGAAATTGCGGGGGAGATCGTAGGTTTTCGCAGCTCTCTTGTACTTTCGATGCCACTCACGTCGCCGGAAGGTGTTCGCTATGGCGATAAGGTGGTGACGCGTGGAGTCTTGCCCGCCTTCGAAGTCGGCGAACACGTGCTGGGCAGAGTGCTGGATGCCAGAGGGGAACCGCTGGACGGTATGCCTCTTGGGCGCGGTACCGCTTCGATTCCGTTGCAAGGATGCGTGCCCCAGGCATTGTCCCGGCGGCCAATAACCGAAAAGCTCGCATGCGGGGTTCGTGCGATTGATGCGCTCCTGACGTGCGGGCGAGGACAACGTATCGGAATCTTCGGCGGCAGTGGTGTAGGAAAGACGACGCTGATTGGGATCATGACGCGTGCGACCTCGGCGGATCTGACGGTGCTGGCGCTGGTCGGCGAACGTGGGCGCGAGGTGCGCGAATTCTTGGAGACGCTCGGCGAAGAAGGCCGGCGGCGGTCCGTGGTGGTTGCAAGCACGTCGAATGAGTCTCCACTGCTGCGCTTGCGGGCGGCCTCGACCGCGACGGCGATTGCGGAGTACTTTGCGGCACGAGGAAAAAACGTTCTGCTGGTCGTGGATTCGTTGACGCGCTTCGCCATGGCGCAGCGAGAGATTGGGTTGGCCGCCGGCGAGCCACCGACGGCGAAGGGCTACACGCCATCGGTATTCAGCCTGCTGGCAAAATTGGTAGAGCGTGCCGGGAATTTCAGCAACGGAAGCATAACGGGGTTCTACACCGTACTGATGGAAGGCGACGATCAGCAGGACCCGATTGTCGATGCGGTACGGTCGCTACTGGATGGGCACGTAATGCTGGACCGCAAACTGGCGAATGCGAACCACTATCCGCCGATTTCGATTTCCGAAAGCTTGAGCCGACTGATGCCCGCTGTTTGCGCGGCAGACCATCTGGCGCACGCTGGACAGGTACGGCGCGTGCTGGCGCTTTATCAGCGCTCGGAAGACCTGCTGCGCGTTGGGGCGTATCAAACAGGGAGCGATCCGGAACTGGACCTCGCTATTGCCGCTTACCCGGGGATCATGAAGTTCCTGCGACAGTCGAAGGATGAACTTCCGTCGATCACGGAGACCATTCAAGCACTCTCCGCCTTATCACTCTAA
- a CDS encoding FliM/FliN family flagellar motor C-terminal domain-containing protein — protein MNSSTEDAVASISAGILHDPRQWGPMLNLPCEVTLELSIPHFTVADLLSLEPGEILDTRWTQGEDVPLRINGELAAWAEFEVVCGKLAIRITEWA, from the coding sequence ATGAACTCGTCTACTGAAGACGCGGTGGCAAGTATTTCGGCCGGGATTCTACATGACCCTCGGCAATGGGGGCCGATGCTGAACCTGCCATGCGAGGTCACGTTGGAGTTGTCGATACCCCATTTCACAGTGGCGGATCTGTTAAGCCTGGAACCGGGAGAGATTCTGGACACGAGGTGGACGCAGGGAGAAGACGTGCCGCTGAGGATCAATGGCGAACTGGCTGCGTGGGCGGAATTTGAGGTGGTTTGCGGGAAACTTGCGATACGAATCACGGAGTGGGCATGA